The genomic region CATACCCAAACCAAAAAGCTGGAGTTCTGGCCCTAGAGAGAGCGAACTGTCTTCCCACATCTTGAATATCTTTGGGTAAAGACTATCCCCTGTGCACTAAAAAGTAAAagctttaagtaaaaaaaaaaaaaaaaatatggccctCTATAGGGTCAGTTAACAGGTGGTCTAGCCAGTTCTTGGCCTGAAATCTAGCAAGATACCATTTTCATTTACCATTTATTCACCTATACAGTGTCATTGTAGTTAATGGGAAGCGCCATGGGTGTTTTTTTGGTATCTTAACCTTCTATGTGTGCCCAAAGGAACAGTTTTTCTATATCactaatctcttttctttgcCACTTCTAATTAACCTTTCCATCTGACACTGCTACAAATACAAGCCATGAGATTGTTATTGTAAGGAAGTAAGAACGGTCCTGTGACTAAGGGGGGTGGGAATGTTCCTAGGCAAGCCAAAAAAGGGGATGTATGATGGTATCATGTGATGATTTTTCCAGCAATATTAATCAGAACAGCAAGCAGCAGGCTATCTCAtaagcaggcagagaataaatgccATGTACCAGCAATGAGCATTGTCATCCTGTTCCATACTTCATATCCCTACTACTACTaccaaaaaatagaatttggggCAAGTTATTTTAGACTCTAGTTCTAGAAGCAGACTGCAGGTGAACAGCACCAACCATTTTACCAATCAATATCAGGATTGTATTGGTTCTGCCCTAATGTTTCCTTTCTGGGCCAAGGTTTAATCAGCCCTACCTGCACTGAGCTCATAATAGGATGACAGACCTGTCGGTTTTGCCTGCAGCTCTGCCTTGCGGGGTATAGGACGAGCAAAGGGAAATGTGCTCAGTGCAAACATTATGAGTGGCCCCGTGTCTCTCTGCTAACAGACAAAATGGACTGCTAACAATTGCCATCTAAATCATGTACCTCTACAAATGAAATGATCATGTAACATTGTCCATAACGCTTGTGTAGCACACCCATTAATCCCTAATTATGTGGTATATATCCGAAGCATGATATATGATCTAATACATACAGCAGCCTCTTTGGCTTTGAATTCTTTCTCTCGCTGCAGACGATACTGTTCGATCTCAGCTTGCGCCTCCTCTTTGGCCTGTTTCAGGCGCTTGTTCTTTCCTAGTAAAGGATAAAAGAGGGTTAGTTTCAGGAATCACAGGCCTTGTACTACTATGTTAGCAGGGTCCTTTTcccagggggggggaggggaccCCAAATATTAAGCCACTGGTCACCGGTTTGACTGGAAATCCTAGTAAGATCAGAACTGTGGTGCTGgtctgggcaatcactctcttttaCAAGACTTAAGCGGGGAGAAAGGAAGCCTGTGTAAAAAATCAATGCAAACCTCTCCCCTTATAAAATGCTACTGGCATGGGGGAGGATCAAGCCCATTTAAGCCGATGCCTTGGTCTGGAGACAATGACCCAGAGACATGTAGTTCTGCAGGGAGATGACAAATCAGACAAAACTTGACCAGGGGTAaacagttaggaccaccatacagttaggaccaccatacgtagtatggtggcttatcaattttatgatcattttgtaactaaaaacccctgttttgcaaaatacatgcattaacTTAGATCCTAAGTTCATATGTGAAACAGaggactagggaatgtgcattgatcagttGTTTTCCTTTTTGTACATCTGTCTGTCTGGGCTAAGGATTCTGGCAACAAGTAGAATGGAACACCCAGGCAAAAGCACAAATCACACTTTTACATCTCATAAAGCCCCAGGTTAATGTTGGGTAATTGCAGAGTACCTGGAAGCTAGCCCTGAGCTGATGTAACTACTGCACAGGCCGGCCCGGGCTGATTAATTACATTTTGGACAGGTTACAGGTTGGTGCATCAGGCCAGTCTGGCTTCAGGTTGGAAGGGGGCACATTAGGGTCAGTAGCTGTCCCACAAGGTATCATTAGTGCGTAGCTTTCCTGGCCTGACTTGCTCCCAATGAATTGGACACCAAAGCCGTTATTGGTGCTGCAtgcttttacattcatttatgcCATACACTGGGGATTCTGGGGAAGAATGCTGAATTGTGggtatgtaaaaaaataacacccactccaaaaaatgttttggtaaaTAATGGCTATAATCTCTTTCCCCAGTGGCCACATGTTTTTTAATCCAATttaccccccaactgtccctctGCAACTTGATATTGGCTCTGACTTATAATGATAATTATAAATACTAATTAACCACAATGCAACTGGATTGCACTGAAAGGGATGGATATAATAAACAGTACCAAAGTTAAAAATCCTAGTCAGACCCGGCAAGGCAGAGACCAGACAGAGGGATCTCCTCCatcaatacccccccccccccctttctcaagtgtatcAGCCAGTATGTGCATTATTAATATCACACTTACTTTTCCGCGCTTCCGCCACTCGTTCGGCCGCTCTCTTTTCCGCCTGCAGCAACTGCTGGATTCCGGCAGACTGACTCGCCATGTTAACCCTCCGCTCTCAGCCGTCACTACGAAACCTTTACCGAACTCCCCAGGTCAGCTGACCAGCCTTGCACGTCACCCAGCCCATCCGCCGCATCACGTGAACACACCACTTCTAGACCCACCCAGCTTCCGTCATAGGGTCTCCGCCCATTTTAGACTCTTGCAGCCTATAGTTTTGTTCTGTAGTTCCTATGTGGCTGCAGGGCCGGTGAGAAACTATGTTAACTAGTGTGAACTATTGTCAAAATAGCAGATATCGTATGAATATTAATGTACTATTGCTGGCAAATACCATGGGAAAGACAAACAAAATCTGGTTTTGTTCCAGGTCTGCCACACTCTCTTAACAATAAACTACGTCATCATTTCGCTTCTGCATTCTACAAGCGGCTACGTGCAGCGTCACTGCGCTTACCTACCGGTAGCGGTGGTGATGTCACAATTTCGCGACGTGAGGCTTGTGACGCTAATGTATTGCGCCTGGAAGAGCTGACTGGCAAGAGCCGAGATCCAAGTTGTTAATGGTACAGAGGCTCTTTACAGATTAGGAAATAGATCTTTCAGTGTGGCTGGGCTAAATCCTAGTGGGAAAAGGTACAGTAATAGAAACTAGACAATCCAGTCAGACATAGCTAGTTCCAAGTTGCTAATGGAACAATTTTCTagttggaaaatgaatagaaactaGACAATATAGTGAATGTAAAATACATCCCACTTATTCTTAGTGTTTGGAAGGACTTGTGGGTATGATTtagctcatttattttaaaggtatactcTCCCTTTCACTCTATATAGTATATCATGGTTCTTATAGGATAATGTCAGCAACTAGGATTTAGTGTATTTTACACAGAGAGTCTATTTCCTAGTGGGAAACACAATATGATATGCTCTTAGTGGGTTCTCTGCTCCGCTCTACTGGTATATTATAAGACACTAGAGTCTAGTGTATTTTGTAtgttgcttacatacatctttgcttagcagcagggatacgattatccactaggatctagtgttttctaaatgaagcgtctatttcctagttgcttatatacatctttgcttaccaggaatattatccactaggatctagtgttttctaaatgaagcgtctatttcctagttgcttatatacatttttgttttacagggatacgattatccactaggatctagtttttttagtatgaagtgtctatttcctagttgcttatatacatctttgcttaccaggaatattatccactagcatctagtgttttctaaatgaagcgtctatttcctatttccttacatacatctttgcttaccaggaatattatttactaggatctagtgttttcttaatgaagcgtctatttcctagttgcttatatacatctttgcttaccaggaatattatccactaggatctagtgttttctaaatgaagcgtctatttcctagttgcttatatacatttttgttttacagggatacgattatccactaggatctagtttttttagtatgaagtgtctatttcctagttgcttatatacatctttgcttaccaggaatattatccactagcatctagtgttttctaaatgaagcgtctatttcctatttccttacatacatctttgcttaccaggaatattatttactaggatctagtgttttcttaatgaagcgtctatttcctagttgcttatatacatctttgcttaccaggaatattatccactaggatctagtgttttctaaatgaagcgtctatttcctagttgcttatatacatttttgttttacagggatacgattatccactaggatctagtttttttagtatgaagtgtctatttcctagttgcttatatacatctttgcttaccaggaatattatccactagcatctagtgttttctaaatgaagcgtctatttcctatttccttacatacatctttgcttaccagggaaTATTATTTACTAGGATCCTAGTGTTTTCttaatgaagcgtctatttcctagttggcttatatacatctttgcttaccaggaatattatccactaggatctagtgttttctaaatgaagcgtctatttcctagttgcttatatacatttttgttttacagggatacgattatccactaggatctagtttttttagtatgaagtgtctatttcctagttgcttatatacatctttgcttaccaggaatattatccactagcatctagtgttttctaaatgaagcgtctatttcctatttccttacatacatctttgcttaccaggaatattatttactaggatctagtgttttcttaatgaagcgtctatttcctagttgcttatatacatctttgcttaccaggaatattatccactaggatctagtgttttctaaatgaagcgtctatttcctagttgcttatatacatttttgttttacagggatacgattatccactaggatctagtttttttagtatgaagtgtctatttcctagttgcttatatacatctttgcttaccaggaatattatccactagcatctagtgttttctaaatgaagcgtctatttcctatttccttacatacatctttgcttaccaggaatattatttactaggatctagtgttttcttaatgaagcgtctatttcctagttgcttatatacatctttgcttaccaggaatattatccactaggatctagtgttttctaaatgaagcgtctatttcctagttgcttatatacatttttgttttacagggatacgattatccactaggatctagtttttttagtatgaagtgtctatttcctagttgcttatatacatctttgcttaccaggaatattatccactagcatctagtgttttctaaatgaagcgtctatttcctatttccttacatacatctttgcttaccaggaatattatttactaggatctagtgttttcttaatgaagcgtctatttcctagttgcttatatacatctttgcttaccaggaatattatccactaggatctagtgttttctaaatgaagcgtctatttcctagttgcttatatacatttttgttttacagggatacgattatccactaggatctagtttttttagtatgaagtgtctatttcctagttgcttatatacatctttgcttaccaggaatattatccactagcatctagtgttttctaaatgaagcgtctatttcctatttccttacatacatctttgcttaccaggaatattatttactaggatctagtgttttcttaatgaagcgtctatttcctagttgcttatatacatctttgcttaccaggaatattatccactaggatctagtgttttctaaatgaagcgtctatttcctagttgcttatatacatttttgttttacagggatacgattatccactaggatctagtttttttagtatgaagtgtctatttcctagttgcttatatacatctttgcttaccaggaatattatccactagcatctagtgttttctaaatgaagcgtctatttcctatttccttacatacatctttgcttaccaggaatattatttactaggatctagtgttttcttaatgaagcgtctatttcctagttgcttatatacatctttgcttaccaggaatattatccactaggatctagtgttttctaaatgaagcgtctatttcctagttgcttatatacatttttgttttacagggatacgattatccactaggatctagtttttttagtatgaagtgtctatttcctagttgcttatatacatctttgcttaccaggaatattatccactagcatctagtgttttctaaatgaagcgtctatttcctatttccttacatacatctttgcttaccaggaatattat from Xenopus laevis strain J_2021 chromosome 1S, Xenopus_laevis_v10.1, whole genome shotgun sequence harbors:
- the LOC108707065 gene encoding V-type proton ATPase subunit G 1 — protein: MASQSAGIQQLLQAEKRAAERVAEARKRKNKRLKQAKEEAQAEIEQYRLQREKEFKAKEAAALGSHGSCSEEVEKETSEKMSIIQQNYAKNREKVLENLLSFVCDIKPEIHVNYRVNG